A window of Paraburkholderia megapolitana genomic DNA:
TCTCTGACGCAATTCGAAGCTGCCAAAGCTGGCGTGTGCGAAATAATCTGGCTGGGGAATAATCAATTCTCCGCAGTGCTCACCGAGTGCGGCAAGCCTCGCGCGTGCGTTCAGGCAATTATTGATGGCAATGTTGCCTGCCAGCGCGTAGTAGAGAATCTCCTGTGCCTCAAAGCCAAGCACCCGTCCCCAGCCATGCATGTGGCGACCCCATTCGATCGTATGCACGCCAATATTGGCACCACCGTCGATGGCAAAAACGCCATCGCCGAAATAGTGGCGACGCCAGGTGAGCAGTACAAGTACGAAGTTCACTTCACTCGCGCTGAAACTCGACGTTTGCAGAATATCTTGTCCTACACCGTAGACGTCCCCGGAGCTTTTAACGTTGTAGTCGTTACGATTGACAATCATCGTGCCGTGATTCGAGGCCGCGAGTATGAAGGCAATTGGACGAGCGGGAAATGACATGGAGTAGGTGCCCCTGTGAAGACTCTTTCCCTGCCAGAGTAGCGCACCCGTATCGCGAAGGAAAGACAGATGAGGGTACGGCTCTTCGTTATCCCCGTGACGTGCTCATTGCGCAGTCAGCCACGTTGCAGCATCTTGCACAACCGAATCCCAGTCGCCTTCCCGCGTTTGCCGCAACACGGTTGCGCCTTCGATCCACGGCGTCGTCGTTCCCTGCGTACCCCAACGCCAGTCTCCAGATGTATTAACCGGCACACAAGTCGGTTTGCTCATCATTGCCGCAAGATTGGCGACCGCCGAATCCACCGCGAACACCGCGTCCAGCTCGCCAATGCATGCAGCCGTATCGTCGAAATGGAAGATACCCGGCAGGTAGCGGCTGACATCGCCAGCGGGTGTGCCGGCTTGCGCTTCAACGAGCGGATGGTGCAGATTGACGAAATGCACGCGCTCCGTCACAGCGGGATTCGTCGTAATCCGGTTCAGCATCTCGAGCGGCAGGCTACGGCGTGCGGCCCAGCAACGCGCGATGCTGCCCAGCTCGGGCATATGCCGTTGACGGCAGTCCCAAAACAAGCCGACAAGTCTCTTTCCCGGATGTTGCGAACGCAACTGCTGTGCCCACTCCCTCGCAATCTGCTGCTTCGTTGAGGGAGCCCGCAGGTACGCGCGAAAACGATATCCGGACACCGGGTGACTCGCATTGAGCAACGGCAAGCGAAGCAGCGTTGCGTGCAGATGCGGCGCGAACGCCTGCACCCTCGCCTGCACCGCGTCAGGCAACGGCGCGTGCGATTGCTGCGGACTCTCCATACTGACGACTTCGCAATCGGGAAGCGACGCCTGCATCAGTTGATGAATCTGCGGCGCGCAAGTAATCATCATGCTCGCACCCGCTGCCCGCCAGTCGGCCACACATGCTGCCAGCAGGAAGTTGTCGCCGAAACCGAGCTGGTGCGTGATCAGCACGCGCTGCCCGCGCAAGTCGGGTTCGCCGGTCCACTCGGGAATGTCTGCCGGACGGTAGCTGAAGGCGTCGCCAGAGTCGCTGCGCATCTGCCAGTGGGTGAAGCCGCGCGGGTCGCCCGCCTTGAGCATCGCCTCGCCCAGCAGGGACTCCGCCTCCGCGTGCACGTGCATGCTGTCAGCGATCTGCCGCACCTCGTCCAGCAACGGAATAGCCCTTGCGAGATCGCCGGCCATCATCAGACTGTAGCCGAGCCTCAGTCGGTAAATCGCGGACTCGCCGAATGTCGACAGATCGTGTGCCAACATGCCGGCCGCTTCGGCATGGCGTCCCAACAGATTGAGTGCGGTAGCGCGCATCGCCCGAAAATCGGCGTGATGAGGACTGAGCGCCAATGCCCGGTCGGCCCACGGAAGCAAGCGGTCCTCGCGCTTGAGGACGGTCAATATTTCGATCGCCTCCCATATGATCGATAGATCGTGCGGGTTGTTCGTATGACGTTCGGACGCGGCTTGTAGTCGCTGTTCCAACTCGATGGTCGCGTTATCTGCCGAATTGTGCATCGCCACGTTGACTAACCTTGCGTAGAGCTTGTGTATTACGAGGTAGCTTCGTCCAGCAGGTATCACGCCTGATCAGGGAACCGCGAATTTGCCGCAGTCACGAGCAGAATTTCCGTAAGCGCATGTCGAAGCAACGACTGCGAAGATTCTATCCGATGATTCGATATGGCGATCGAATGAGGGAGATAGCGCAACCGCAATTGCTCGATGCGACCTTCTGCAGCACGCCCGGTTCAGCTCGCTTCAGCGCCGTGCGCCACGGGCGTACCACCAGCGGCCGCGGGCACCGACCCGTCATCGAGTAGCGGTTGCAAGGCCGGCGCGAGCGACTTCAGCAACTGCACCGACAGTGCACTCGTAAAGTCGTAATGCGCCGCATACGGTTCGTGCACATACGCAGTCAGCGTACCGAAGAAGCGGTCGCCAATAGCAAACACGAAGGTCGCGCTGCGGTTCACCTTGCGCGACTCGATCAACCGCGCGCCTCGCGCAAATACATTGAAGCGCTGGTCGCCGGTGCCGGTCTTGCCGTACACCTCGAGCGTTCTACCGTCGGGAAGCGCAATGCCTTGCGCAAGACGCTTCGCGGTTCCACCGTTCACGACATCGCGCAACAGCCCCCGGGTAACGGCGGCGATCTCGGGGGACACCAGTGGCTGCGGTGCCGCCGCTACTCGCGTGAAGCGCGTTTCGTAAGGTGTGCCCTGAGCAAAATCGAGCGACGTGATGCTCTGCGTTGGAAGCTTGTTGCCGTCGTTGGCAACGATGCCGATCAATTGCGCGAGTGCGACCGGTCGATCGCCCGACGCGCCGATTGCCGCTGCATACGACGGCGTGAGATTCGCAAACGGATAACCCAGCGTCTGCCACGACTTGCCGATCGCGTCATAAGCACGCAACTCGACCATATGCCGGATACGGCGATCCTGCGTCGCGTGATAGCGCGTCCTGAACAGCCAGCTATAGGATGCGAAGCGCGCGTCCTGGCTCGCGTCCTGTACCTGTTTCGCCGTTGCATCGGGATGACTGCGCAGATAGTCGAGCGTCCATAACTCCAGAGGATGCACACTCGCGATGTAGCCACGATCGTTCAAACTAAAGTGGTCGGCACTGTACTTCGTATAGAGCTTCGCCAGATCGTCGTCCGATAGCGAGGCCGCCGGCGTGCCCTTCAACGCAGCACGCATCTGCGTGTCGAACCACGATAGCGTGCCGTCGGGGGCGACACTGCGCAACACGGTTGCAACTTTCGCCGGCGATCTGTGCACGCCGAGCAGCAAGATGGCAAGCGCTTCGTCGGATGTCTTGTCGTGGTACTTCGTGTAAAAACGATTCATGTACACGCGACTTTCTTCATCGACGAAACGGCGCAAATACATCTGACGTGTCGCCGGATCGTCGAGCCATTGTGACGACGGCCCCGATGTCTCGATCATCTCGTAGCGCACGATGTCGCGCATCAACCGCACGAAGACGAGGTTCACCGAATGCTGGAACGCGCGATGTACCGTCAGGATGCGACCGTTGTCGCTCGACTCGAAGTTGGTAAACACCTGCGCGCCGCCACCCGTATAGAACGTTTCGCCGGCGCTCGCCGAATACTTGCGCTCGACCGCGGCATCGAGCATCGCGCGCAATGAATGATCGGGCGTCTTCGCCAGGTAGTCGAGCGCCCAGCGCGTCAGCACGTCCTGCCGGTCGGGCTGCACGGCGCGCAGTTGGGCGGCGCTCAGCGACGCATAGCGCGCATGCAGCGTCGACACGATCTGCAAGTATGTAATGATCGTGCGCAGCTTCGCGGTCGAACCGAGATTCAGGCGTGCACCCGAATTGATGTCGAACGGCTGGTCGACGCTGTCGGTCTGCACCCGTACGAGGTTCGCGCCGCCGCGCCGTTCAAACAGCGTGAAGCTGTAGGTGATCTTCGACGGATCGTCCTGGGTGCGTAGCATCTCGAATCCATACAGGCCGGCGGCCGCTGCGCCATCGCGGGTCGCAGCGGCGGCAAGCCGCTCGCTCACGGCCTGCTGGACGGTATTGTCGAGCGTCGCTGTTGCATGCAGATCGAGGCGATCAAGATCGTAGAGGTTCGTCACGCCGAGCGTGCCGAGCAGTTGCGCCCGCAACGAGGTCACCGCCTTGCGCGTGACAAACGATGCGGCCGGCGGCGCCTTCGATGTCCGCTGCAAAACCAGCGGTGCATTGAGCGCGGCGTCGCGCAGCGACAATGAGATGACGCCGCCTGAAGCGAGCAGCCGGAGGTAACTGTCGGTCAGCCGCTGGAGCTCCGGATAGTCGCGTTGCAGAAAGAACGACGGCGCGCGCTGCGCAATCATCAACGACAGAACCTGCCGGAACGCGAGCCCCTGCGCGGCGAGCTGATCGGGATCGTTCGACACCGGCTCCTTCAGGATGCGATTCACCTCGGCGAAATCGCGCCCGTACCACGCCGCCAGACCATCGCCAATCCCGTTGATTTCGCCGATGCCCGGTTGCGCGGCAAGCGGCACCGAATTCAGATACCGGACCACGATCTGCCGCCGTGCCGGCATCGTTTGCGCTCCGTGCAGATAGGCGCGTATCGAAGCGGAGGCGATCTGCCGTAGCTTTTCCGGCGGCGTCGCCGTACGACCACCTGCGGAGTGACGGAATTTCTCGATTTGTGTCGCCAGTGTGCTGCCGCCAGGTGTCTGCTGATGCGCCTTGAAGACGCGCACGCCCTGATCGGCGAGTGCACGGCTAAAACGGCCCCAGTCGATCGCGGGATTACGGTTCGGCTGATCCGCATCGAGCAGGTAGCGGTCTTCGATGAACAGCAGCGCGTTCACGACCACCGGCGGCACGGCCGCGTAGTCGTTATAGATTCGCGCGGGATAACGCGCACTAAAAAGCGGCGCACCGGTAGCGTCGAACAACTGCAGCCCCGCCTGATCCTTCTCGTCGTAGGGCAGGAAAAACCCGTCTTCCGCGAGATCGACCATGCGCGCCGAATCGCGTGCCTGGGCCGCTATGCCATAGCCTCGTTGAGTCAGGCGTCGCTCGAACGACGGCAGCAGCGCATAGCCGAGCCGGACGTCGTAGGGGCCTTGAGCGGGGAAATGGATGCTGTTGCTGGGACCGTCGCTAACGGTAAAACCGACGTCGCGCGTCAGCTCGGACAGGTAGTGCGCCTGCAGCCGCGAGGTTTCGATTTCGAGCTGTGCTACGCGGACCGCGATCGCCACGGCCAGCAGGAATGCAATGAAAAGTAGCCACTTGAACCGCGTCCAGAAAGACGCGGTGCCGATCCCGCGAAGCGGTATGCGAACCAGCGGCCGATTCATGGCTGCCTTCCCTGCCTGCAATTGTGTTGCAAGTGCGGCGACAAAAGCGTCGCTTGAATATCAGTCTAGCGCCCTTTAAAGAAACGGGTTGTGCCACTGTTGTGCCGTAAAAACATTTACTTTCGACCGCGCCATACGCGTCAAACACGACTAGAATATTTAGTCCGCAGTAAGCGAATCCTCCCTGTTTCAACATCCCACCATCGCCTGCATCACGTCCACCGCCGAAGCACCCCGCACAACGCGTCCTACTGGACGAATACCGGTTTCCAGCACCTTTCCCCGCATTTTGCTGATAGCCTGCGCATTCATCGAAATCCGCGGCTAACCTCGCTAACCTTCATGCAAAGTTTCTACGAAGCAACGGTCGTGCGGCCCGAACGGCCGCCGCTTACCGGCACGCAAAGCGCATCGGTGTGTATCGTCGGCGGTGGGCTTGCCGGGCTGTCGACGGCGCTCGGGCTCGTCGAACGCGGCATGCGCGACGTGGTCGTGCTCGAAGCGCAACAGGTCGGCTTCGGTGCGTCGGGTCGCAACGGCGGCTTTGTGTTCGGCGGCTACAGCCTCGACTGCGCCGACCTGCTGCGTACGTTGGGACCGGTCCACGCCAAGGCGCTCTACACGCTCACCACCGACGCGGTCGAGTTGATGCGCGAACGCATCCGCCGCTACCAGATCGATTGCGATGCGACCCACGCGGGGGTGATCCTCGCCAACTGGTTCGACGAGCCGGCTCGCCTCGAATCGCAGCGCCGGCTGATGAAGGATGCTTTCGACGTCGACTGGGAACCCGTGAGCCGCACCGACCTCGCCGCACAGCTTCGGACCAGCCGCTATTACGGCGGCCTGCTGGAGCGCAACGCATTCCACTTTCATCCGCTGAAATACGTGCTGGGTGTCGCCGCTGCCGCGGTGGCAGCCGGGGCACGCATCCATGAGCATTCGCCGGTCGTGCGGCTCGAACCGCAACCCGGTGGCGGTTTTCTGGTGCGCACCGCCAACGGCACCGTCGAAGCCCAACATGTCGTGATGGCGGGCGGCGGCTATGCACGCAACGTCTATCGCCGTGTCGAGCGTGCGGTACTGCCGATCGCCACCTACGTCGTGGCAACCGAGCCGCTCGGCGCACGTCTGAAAGATGCAATCGACTGCGCATCGGCGGTCTACGACACGCGCTTTGCCTTCGACTACTACCGTCCGTTGCCCGATACGCGCATCCTGTGGGGCGGCCGCATCTCGGTGCTCGAACGTTCGCCGGGCAGCATCGCGCGGTTGCTGCGGCGCGATCTGTTGCGGGTGTACCCGCAACTCCACGATGTACAT
This region includes:
- a CDS encoding transglycosylase domain-containing protein, coding for MNRPLVRIPLRGIGTASFWTRFKWLLFIAFLLAVAIAVRVAQLEIETSRLQAHYLSELTRDVGFTVSDGPSNSIHFPAQGPYDVRLGYALLPSFERRLTQRGYGIAAQARDSARMVDLAEDGFFLPYDEKDQAGLQLFDATGAPLFSARYPARIYNDYAAVPPVVVNALLFIEDRYLLDADQPNRNPAIDWGRFSRALADQGVRVFKAHQQTPGGSTLATQIEKFRHSAGGRTATPPEKLRQIASASIRAYLHGAQTMPARRQIVVRYLNSVPLAAQPGIGEINGIGDGLAAWYGRDFAEVNRILKEPVSNDPDQLAAQGLAFRQVLSLMIAQRAPSFFLQRDYPELQRLTDSYLRLLASGGVISLSLRDAALNAPLVLQRTSKAPPAASFVTRKAVTSLRAQLLGTLGVTNLYDLDRLDLHATATLDNTVQQAVSERLAAAATRDGAAAAGLYGFEMLRTQDDPSKITYSFTLFERRGGANLVRVQTDSVDQPFDINSGARLNLGSTAKLRTIITYLQIVSTLHARYASLSAAQLRAVQPDRQDVLTRWALDYLAKTPDHSLRAMLDAAVERKYSASAGETFYTGGGAQVFTNFESSDNGRILTVHRAFQHSVNLVFVRLMRDIVRYEMIETSGPSSQWLDDPATRQMYLRRFVDEESRVYMNRFYTKYHDKTSDEALAILLLGVHRSPAKVATVLRSVAPDGTLSWFDTQMRAALKGTPAASLSDDDLAKLYTKYSADHFSLNDRGYIASVHPLELWTLDYLRSHPDATAKQVQDASQDARFASYSWLFRTRYHATQDRRIRHMVELRAYDAIGKSWQTLGYPFANLTPSYAAAIGASGDRPVALAQLIGIVANDGNKLPTQSITSLDFAQGTPYETRFTRVAAAPQPLVSPEIAAVTRGLLRDVVNGGTAKRLAQGIALPDGRTLEVYGKTGTGDQRFNVFARGARLIESRKVNRSATFVFAIGDRFFGTLTAYVHEPYAAHYDFTSALSVQLLKSLAPALQPLLDDGSVPAAAGGTPVAHGAEAS
- a CDS encoding tetratricopeptide repeat protein, with translation MHNSADNATIELEQRLQAASERHTNNPHDLSIIWEAIEILTVLKREDRLLPWADRALALSPHHADFRAMRATALNLLGRHAEAAGMLAHDLSTFGESAIYRLRLGYSLMMAGDLARAIPLLDEVRQIADSMHVHAEAESLLGEAMLKAGDPRGFTHWQMRSDSGDAFSYRPADIPEWTGEPDLRGQRVLITHQLGFGDNFLLAACVADWRAAGASMMITCAPQIHQLMQASLPDCEVVSMESPQQSHAPLPDAVQARVQAFAPHLHATLLRLPLLNASHPVSGYRFRAYLRAPSTKQQIAREWAQQLRSQHPGKRLVGLFWDCRQRHMPELGSIARCWAARRSLPLEMLNRITTNPAVTERVHFVNLHHPLVEAQAGTPAGDVSRYLPGIFHFDDTAACIGELDAVFAVDSAVANLAAMMSKPTCVPVNTSGDWRWGTQGTTTPWIEGATVLRQTREGDWDSVVQDAATWLTAQ
- a CDS encoding NAD(P)/FAD-dependent oxidoreductase, coding for MQSFYEATVVRPERPPLTGTQSASVCIVGGGLAGLSTALGLVERGMRDVVVLEAQQVGFGASGRNGGFVFGGYSLDCADLLRTLGPVHAKALYTLTTDAVELMRERIRRYQIDCDATHAGVILANWFDEPARLESQRRLMKDAFDVDWEPVSRTDLAAQLRTSRYYGGLLERNAFHFHPLKYVLGVAAAAVAAGARIHEHSPVVRLEPQPGGGFLVRTANGTVEAQHVVMAGGGYARNVYRRVERAVLPIATYVVATEPLGARLKDAIDCASAVYDTRFAFDYYRPLPDTRILWGGRISVLERSPGSIARLLRRDLLRVYPQLHDVHIDYAWGGLMSYARHKMPQIGRSPDGVWYGVGFGGHGMAPTTVSGELLAAAISGEKPLPDAFAAFGLTRTFGVAGLAAAQLTYTTMQTRDAIAGRRRGSS
- a CDS encoding FkbM family methyltransferase — its product is MSFPARPIAFILAASNHGTMIVNRNDYNVKSSGDVYGVGQDILQTSSFSASEVNFVLVLLTWRRHYFGDGVFAIDGGANIGVHTIEWGRHMHGWGRVLGFEAQEILYYALAGNIAINNCLNARARLAALGEHCGELIIPQPDYFAHASFGSFELRQRENTEDIGQSISYEPSRGVTVPMVSIDSLDLQRVDLIKLDVESMEVEVLRGARKTLQNIKPILLIEIFKSDEAAIRALVDELGYRCFSAGMNLVAVHTEDPVLQHLSHRDGVTYLD